Proteins from a genomic interval of Paenibacillus sp. RC334:
- a CDS encoding MraY family glycosyltransferase, whose amino-acid sequence MLLIYIIGFIMALGLALLLTPLVKKFAVKVGAVDVPNARKVHTRIMPRLGGLGIFLAFLLSLLAILPFVPEGMLSSRDINFIAAFLIGGTLITLIGALDDRFDLNAKLKFLAQIAVACMVVFAFDIRVDFVNVPFQDAYSSLESWISIPLTIFWIVGVTNAINLIDGLDGLAAGVSGIAIGTIFVMSLLMGNYMVAMLCLVLLGSIIGFLFFNFHPAKIFMGDTGSLFLGFCLAMLSMLGFKQIAIVSFITPLIIIGVPLSDTFFAIIRRKLQKKPIFSPDKGHLHHCLRELGFSHRQTVLIIYAIAAFFGVLAVIQSYAALNEANWVIFVVICIMMFFLQIGAEVIGLVGKTKRPVINTLIRLLAKPDSQTRSKL is encoded by the coding sequence ATGCTATTGATCTATATTATTGGTTTCATCATGGCACTGGGACTTGCGCTGTTATTGACACCGCTCGTCAAGAAATTTGCTGTGAAGGTTGGAGCCGTCGATGTGCCGAATGCCCGAAAGGTACATACCCGAATTATGCCGCGTCTTGGCGGTCTGGGGATTTTCCTGGCATTTCTTTTGTCCTTATTGGCGATTTTACCTTTTGTGCCTGAAGGAATGTTGTCCTCACGGGATATTAATTTTATCGCAGCCTTTCTGATTGGCGGAACGCTGATTACACTGATTGGTGCTCTCGATGATCGTTTTGATCTTAATGCAAAATTGAAATTTTTGGCTCAAATTGCCGTTGCGTGTATGGTTGTATTTGCTTTTGATATTCGTGTTGATTTTGTGAATGTGCCTTTTCAGGATGCATATTCTTCTTTGGAAAGCTGGATCTCCATCCCGCTTACGATTTTCTGGATTGTAGGTGTAACGAATGCCATCAATTTGATTGATGGTCTGGATGGACTGGCTGCTGGTGTTTCGGGAATCGCAATCGGAACGATTTTTGTAATGTCTCTTCTGATGGGCAACTATATGGTTGCTATGCTTTGTCTGGTGCTGCTGGGCAGCATTATCGGATTTCTGTTTTTTAACTTTCATCCTGCAAAAATATTTATGGGTGATACAGGATCTCTATTTTTGGGCTTCTGCCTGGCGATGCTGTCGATGCTTGGATTCAAACAGATCGCTATTGTATCGTTTATTACGCCATTGATCATTATCGGCGTACCTTTGTCAGATACATTTTTTGCAATCATTCGTCGCAAGTTGCAGAAAAAACCGATTTTCTCACCAGATAAAGGTCATTTACATCACTGCCTGCGTGAATTGGGCTTTAGCCACAGACAGACCGTATTGATTATTTACGCTATTGCTGCATTTTTCGGTGTATTAGCCGTGATTCAATCATATGCTGCGCTTAATGAAGCGAACTGGGTTATCTTTGTCGTGATATGTATTATGATGTTCTTCTTGCAGATCGGCGCCGAGGTTATTGGTCTTGTCGGTAAAACCAAACGTCCGGTGATTAACACCTTGATTCGGTTGCTGGCTAAGCCAGATTCTCAGACTCGTTCGAAATTATAA
- a CDS encoding efflux RND transporter permease subunit: MSQFSIRRPVTVFMLIVTLLIGGGIFALRLPVEQMPDMKLPIAMVVTSIPNSTPTEVEELVTKPIEKGLSSIQDVDTISSQSSEGTSMVMIQFNWGVDLNQATLDMRDKLDGVRGSLPKAANSPRVLKLDLNATPVINLAFTGDQDVNKLKPIAEDIIEPQLERISGVASVGLSGGQERLVRITVDQAKLQSYGITLDQISQALSANNVAGSAGSVDRGNTEIQIRVQGEYQAVSEMGETPITVGKGSVKLKDVATIEDSLDDVTTISTYNGKPSINISVTKATGGNTLAIANSVKESLDSIRKNLPAGTQLEMVTDASKPISDSVHSLVEHAVLGLIIAAIVLLLFLNSARSTIIASIVIPISFVATFMMMYFSGQTINIISLSGLLLGLGSFVDFAVVIIENIFRQRHEGKSMLQGAIDGSKQVGNAVMASALAQIVVFLPVVFVDGIAGVLFKPLALTVIFSHIAALLVSLLLVPMLSSRWLPTVPDESIYSSGTYKGINPIIWFNIAFEKFKGGYSRILKWGINHRKSVLTITLLMFVAAAALIPMVKTEFIPESDQGEFTLSVTMPNGTMLEETEKVVRGIEKEILKIPELDKMSVTIGSGGGVSSVSGSTSANAAQISVTLKDGHVRPTDDVVNELRKKVENIPDAEIILQSSTGLSSGSAVNINLKGDDVEVLRELSDNLVAEVKNIPGAVNVKSTLNATREEYEITINRELASRYGLSASQILSVVSTSFNGSVATSYRTGEDQIDVKISLPNEYRHDLAYLQTLRITTAQGIDVPLSSVASIDKREVPETITRENQTRQVQITADIDGTGDILTVNQKIDALLKGTHFPEGYSADTGGGQNEQMMESFTNLAVAILLSVVLIYMVMAGQFESLLTPFVIMFSIPPTLIGVLIGLVVTGSSLSVSALTGYIMLVGLVVNNAIVMIDFIIQLRKEGQDRDEAIIHGASERLRPILMTTLATVLALLPMAFATGSGNESQAPMAVVVVFGLSFAAVITLVLIPVVYVIMDNRIQKRKERKLKRQLKKEAKMQQKSVHI, encoded by the coding sequence ATGTCTCAGTTTTCAATACGCCGTCCTGTAACAGTATTTATGTTAATTGTTACTTTGTTGATCGGGGGCGGTATTTTTGCGTTAAGACTTCCTGTCGAGCAGATGCCGGATATGAAGCTGCCTATTGCTATGGTAGTGACCAGTATTCCAAACTCGACACCGACAGAAGTTGAGGAATTGGTTACCAAGCCTATTGAAAAAGGTCTATCGTCCATTCAGGATGTGGATACGATTAGCTCTCAGTCTTCTGAGGGGACCTCTATGGTCATGATTCAGTTTAACTGGGGAGTAGATCTAAATCAGGCTACATTGGATATGCGAGATAAATTGGATGGTGTTCGGGGTTCACTTCCCAAAGCTGCCAATTCACCGCGTGTTTTGAAACTGGATCTCAATGCTACACCTGTAATTAATTTGGCATTTACTGGTGATCAGGATGTTAACAAACTGAAGCCTATTGCAGAGGATATCATCGAACCACAGCTCGAAAGAATCTCAGGGGTCGCTTCGGTCGGTTTGTCTGGGGGACAGGAGCGGTTGGTTCGAATTACTGTAGACCAAGCCAAACTGCAAAGTTATGGTATTACATTAGATCAGATCAGCCAGGCATTATCAGCTAATAATGTGGCCGGCTCTGCAGGTTCTGTTGATCGTGGTAATACGGAGATTCAAATCAGGGTCCAAGGTGAATATCAGGCTGTTTCGGAAATGGGAGAGACTCCGATCACTGTGGGCAAAGGCAGTGTGAAATTAAAGGATGTCGCAACCATTGAAGATTCCTTGGATGATGTCACCACCATTTCCACATACAATGGTAAGCCAAGTATTAATATTTCAGTCACAAAGGCTACCGGAGGGAATACACTTGCCATTGCTAATTCTGTTAAGGAAAGTCTGGATTCAATCCGTAAGAACTTGCCTGCGGGGACTCAGCTTGAGATGGTCACAGACGCTTCCAAACCTATTAGCGATTCTGTACATTCACTAGTAGAGCATGCTGTATTAGGACTTATTATTGCAGCTATCGTGTTACTGTTATTTCTTAATAGCGCACGTTCTACAATTATTGCAAGTATCGTTATTCCAATTTCTTTTGTAGCAACGTTTATGATGATGTATTTCAGTGGACAAACCATTAACATTATTTCATTGAGTGGATTGCTACTGGGGCTAGGATCCTTTGTTGACTTTGCTGTCGTTATTATCGAGAATATTTTTAGACAACGACATGAAGGCAAAAGCATGCTGCAGGGCGCTATTGATGGCTCCAAGCAAGTGGGTAATGCGGTAATGGCATCTGCACTTGCACAAATAGTAGTGTTTTTACCAGTTGTATTTGTAGATGGAATTGCGGGCGTGCTGTTTAAGCCGTTAGCCTTGACCGTAATTTTCTCTCATATTGCTGCTTTGCTAGTATCGCTTTTGCTTGTACCTATGCTTAGTTCACGTTGGTTGCCTACTGTACCAGATGAGTCAATATATTCTTCGGGTACCTATAAAGGGATTAACCCGATTATCTGGTTTAATATCGCCTTTGAGAAATTTAAAGGCGGATACAGCCGTATTCTCAAGTGGGGGATTAACCACCGCAAAAGTGTTTTGACTATTACTTTGCTTATGTTTGTAGCTGCGGCAGCTTTGATTCCTATGGTTAAAACGGAATTTATTCCTGAATCGGACCAAGGTGAGTTTACGCTCTCTGTAACGATGCCTAATGGAACCATGTTGGAAGAAACAGAGAAGGTTGTTCGAGGAATTGAAAAGGAAATTTTAAAGATTCCTGAACTTGATAAAATGTCAGTAACTATAGGCTCTGGAGGCGGTGTATCAAGTGTATCCGGTTCAACATCTGCTAATGCTGCGCAGATTAGCGTTACGCTGAAGGATGGGCATGTCCGGCCTACTGACGACGTGGTAAATGAGCTCCGAAAAAAAGTTGAAAATATCCCTGATGCGGAAATCATTCTTCAATCCTCAACCGGGTTATCAAGTGGATCAGCCGTAAACATCAACTTGAAGGGTGATGATGTAGAAGTATTGCGGGAGCTTTCGGATAATCTCGTAGCTGAGGTTAAGAATATACCGGGAGCGGTGAATGTTAAGAGTACGTTGAATGCTACTCGTGAGGAATATGAGATTACGATTAATCGAGAGCTTGCCAGCCGATATGGTTTGTCAGCATCTCAAATTTTGTCTGTTGTGAGTACCTCCTTTAACGGCTCGGTTGCTACAAGCTATCGTACCGGAGAAGACCAGATTGATGTGAAAATATCGTTGCCGAATGAGTATCGCCATGATCTGGCCTATCTGCAAACATTGCGGATTACAACTGCACAAGGGATCGATGTGCCTCTGTCATCGGTGGCCAGTATCGATAAGCGTGAGGTTCCCGAGACTATTACACGCGAGAATCAAACACGTCAAGTACAGATTACTGCTGACATAGACGGAACAGGAGACATTCTTACAGTTAATCAAAAAATAGATGCTCTCCTGAAAGGTACTCATTTCCCTGAGGGATATAGTGCAGATACGGGTGGTGGACAAAATGAGCAAATGATGGAGTCCTTTACAAATCTGGCAGTAGCTATATTGCTATCTGTAGTGCTGATTTATATGGTCATGGCAGGGCAGTTTGAATCCTTGCTTACGCCGTTTGTTATTATGTTCTCGATTCCACCTACATTAATAGGTGTGCTTATTGGTTTGGTTGTAACAGGATCTAGTCTTAGTGTATCGGCTCTAACCGGTTATATTATGCTCGTCGGCCTGGTTGTGAATAACGCTATCGTCATGATTGATTTCATCATTCAGCTCCGAAAAGAAGGACAAGATCGGGATGAAGCTATTATTCATGGAGCGTCTGAGCGGTTGCGTCCGATTTTGATGACAACGCTGGCTACTGTACTAGCTTTGCTCCCAATGGCATTTGCTACAGGCAGTGGTAACGAGTCACAAGCGCCGATGGCAGTTGTTGTTGTATTCGGGTTATCCTTCGCAGCTGTTATTACATTGGTTCTTATTCCGGTAGTCTACGTTATCATGGATAATAGGATACAAAAGCGTAAAGAACGGAAATTGAAAAGACAGCTCAAAAAAGAAGCAAAGATGCAACAAAAGAGTGTTCACATTTAA
- a CDS encoding S-layer homology domain-containing protein — translation MKRLLSMLLTVGLIIGLVPAALVGTAHAATGTYFIFPNEKYDVDSARSVNTDRITVNGTINGVNGSTISYSVFQLSKNGTTLNVVNKNESQKGGITVTGSTLKVTDIKLFPGLNRITFQSSQNSADMKDSIYVEYQDGPKVYDLSATLNGKTEQLVENQTAVLTDAGNSGSDDVKVVIQGTAPNADSVTLTSAKSSNTYTVNSYTGYKLTGSVVLSPGKNIVTLKVGNGTQALTVTREITIYTGKPEFSDLNLNMDGNVSADLTTSPDFTVSTTSGVVLKGKVLVPGGASDPGVATINARFTDVSNNGSAVGSASGIDATIDTANVVTSNGYKVYPFQVTVPSEVVVDHLTRVSLGLTYSDTSTPPSPSAVQFTLRSSTQPYIDDVNYLPDFNNQLLSRINGSGSDQATAIDEAMKLTGSSMKSKTTDAPSVPVGMEFIVVNGAPSSISELSGVSVHTVGSPQDVIRTINGKSTQVKKIVAYVDTLPKEGQNVLNFYLNGDSTKLIKATVNLLQGPFMKYDTIYDGQQIPLNTSSSNLNTYKLTQLGYFKGKLLDVSNTADIHYTGSNRNVFLYINNVLVDLDGSGADFKLASSSETAAANALASGNNEIKFVYKPGIEYSNTVKVNFTQTNIPVIPVPNTQGIIPFTPVSGLSSTPKYSEIAPKTKDANFTKVDDTNYNTSLKNINVFGTFSIADLGKADQVNGSLSDIANKDQYILEIKGSDDSEVNWTLNNEFYSAEDAKTAYNSGSTTDKFTNKELKDLLVYYHPDKKYFSFVLKNQTVPQDGTPVAYNITLYNSGKSGPFATFRLQVSGQSTSFDILRPLPEKRIVNQNFVQVVVNAGNADSVMVGKETAIQEGFDSDYDGTVDYPSTYKAIVTGLKANKDNKIDVVVTKGKDKLKQTITVKYVPTNIPGEQYMEAMKTSHKVFDGNLTLAFAKGTSLIRRDYDQPQQFKNQVFSGHTLYFAIANSEDGVVDRHEFETEKALSDMQSLIADGSRYFNREFPTRFTKSSPVFWIDPGTADDIKTDAYDPVTYGTDPYQLANKSQNDSSKIKNFYWRDPSNELVPSKRATLTLTYDSSIAQDAGKQMTVFYFDSDLKDWQNIGGVVDPKKHTIKVPFDRFGYYVVAKVGETYSDVIKHKYARDYIEATLAKGVMNPMDPINSFGPDSYIKRGEFTSMIVKGLQIPLNFSGAKHFDDVSIPNTISADALYDYRYIETAARAGIVKGSQPRIFMPEDVITRQDVAVIIAKALNLKLETDHDKIMKNLSKTFKDADKIDYYAQASVLAIAKKGFITGSPVDASDLKKGYMFNPTSLTLRGDAAIIIAKVMADKKLLPKI, via the coding sequence TTGAAACGATTGCTATCTATGTTGCTGACGGTTGGTCTCATCATTGGCTTGGTGCCGGCGGCCCTGGTAGGTACGGCTCATGCTGCGACGGGAACTTATTTTATTTTTCCAAATGAAAAATATGACGTGGATTCAGCCAGGTCGGTAAACACGGACCGTATTACAGTTAACGGAACGATTAACGGAGTGAACGGAAGCACGATATCATATAGTGTATTCCAGCTCTCCAAAAATGGAACGACCCTTAACGTGGTAAATAAAAATGAGAGCCAAAAGGGCGGAATTACAGTCACTGGCTCCACGCTTAAAGTTACAGACATTAAACTGTTTCCTGGTTTGAACCGAATCACATTCCAAAGCAGCCAAAACTCGGCGGATATGAAGGATTCTATTTACGTAGAGTACCAGGATGGACCAAAGGTTTATGATCTGTCTGCTACGCTGAACGGTAAAACTGAGCAGTTAGTAGAGAACCAGACAGCTGTGCTGACAGACGCTGGTAATAGCGGTTCGGATGACGTTAAAGTGGTCATTCAAGGTACGGCGCCTAATGCTGACAGTGTAACACTCACGTCTGCAAAAAGCAGTAATACGTATACTGTTAACTCTTATACCGGCTACAAACTAACAGGAAGCGTTGTACTCAGTCCGGGTAAAAATATAGTGACTCTTAAAGTGGGTAACGGAACTCAGGCTCTTACGGTTACACGTGAAATTACGATCTATACGGGCAAGCCTGAATTTTCCGATTTGAACCTGAACATGGACGGGAATGTGTCGGCCGATCTGACCACTTCGCCTGACTTTACCGTATCAACTACGAGTGGAGTTGTTTTGAAGGGTAAGGTTTTGGTTCCAGGCGGTGCATCCGATCCGGGAGTGGCTACAATCAATGCACGGTTTACAGATGTGAGTAACAATGGCAGTGCTGTGGGTAGTGCTAGTGGGATTGATGCCACGATTGATACTGCTAATGTGGTTACATCCAATGGTTATAAGGTATATCCATTTCAGGTGACTGTACCTTCAGAGGTTGTGGTGGATCATTTGACCAGAGTATCCTTGGGTCTAACTTATAGTGATACCAGTACCCCGCCTTCTCCATCGGCTGTCCAATTTACATTGCGCAGCAGCACTCAGCCGTATATTGATGATGTAAACTATCTTCCTGATTTTAACAATCAATTGTTGAGTAGAATTAATGGAAGCGGGTCTGATCAGGCGACTGCCATAGATGAAGCTATGAAGTTAACTGGAAGCTCTATGAAGAGCAAGACTACAGATGCTCCATCTGTTCCTGTAGGTATGGAGTTCATCGTTGTTAACGGTGCACCTTCTTCAATCAGTGAGCTTTCTGGGGTATCGGTTCATACTGTAGGATCACCTCAAGATGTGATTCGGACAATCAATGGCAAGTCAACACAAGTGAAGAAAATCGTTGCTTATGTAGACACTTTGCCTAAAGAAGGACAGAACGTACTGAATTTTTACCTGAATGGTGACTCGACCAAGTTAATTAAAGCCACAGTGAATCTGTTGCAGGGTCCATTCATGAAATATGATACGATTTATGACGGACAACAAATTCCGTTAAATACCTCCAGCTCAAACTTGAATACCTATAAGCTGACTCAATTGGGCTACTTTAAAGGTAAATTGCTTGATGTGAGCAACACAGCAGATATTCATTACACTGGAAGTAACCGAAATGTATTCCTGTATATTAATAATGTATTGGTTGATTTGGATGGCTCAGGGGCGGACTTTAAGCTTGCTTCTTCCTCGGAAACAGCCGCAGCCAACGCACTGGCAAGCGGGAATAATGAAATCAAATTTGTGTACAAGCCAGGTATTGAATATAGCAATACGGTAAAAGTAAACTTTACACAGACCAATATTCCAGTAATTCCAGTTCCAAACACACAGGGGATTATTCCTTTTACACCTGTTAGTGGCTTGAGCAGTACTCCGAAATATAGCGAAATTGCACCGAAAACAAAAGATGCTAATTTCACTAAAGTGGATGATACCAATTACAATACATCCCTGAAAAATATCAATGTATTTGGTACATTCAGTATTGCTGATTTGGGTAAAGCGGATCAGGTCAATGGTTCGTTAAGCGATATTGCCAATAAAGATCAATATATTTTGGAGATTAAGGGATCGGACGACAGCGAGGTTAATTGGACGCTGAATAATGAGTTTTACTCAGCAGAAGATGCTAAGACAGCATACAACTCTGGTTCCACTACAGATAAATTTACAAATAAAGAATTAAAAGACCTGCTTGTGTACTATCACCCGGACAAAAAGTATTTCAGCTTTGTGTTGAAAAACCAAACCGTTCCGCAAGATGGAACACCAGTAGCCTATAACATTACCTTGTACAACAGTGGCAAGAGCGGACCATTTGCAACGTTCCGACTGCAAGTATCTGGTCAATCCACATCTTTTGATATTTTGCGTCCGCTTCCTGAAAAGAGAATCGTGAATCAAAACTTTGTGCAAGTGGTTGTGAACGCAGGTAATGCAGATAGTGTTATGGTAGGTAAGGAAACAGCAATTCAAGAGGGATTCGATTCTGATTATGATGGCACTGTTGATTACCCTTCAACCTACAAAGCTATCGTCACAGGTCTAAAGGCCAACAAAGATAATAAAATTGACGTAGTGGTTACAAAAGGTAAAGATAAACTGAAACAGACCATTACGGTTAAATATGTGCCTACTAATATTCCTGGTGAGCAGTACATGGAAGCGATGAAAACATCGCACAAAGTGTTTGATGGTAATCTTACACTTGCTTTTGCTAAGGGAACTAGTCTGATTCGTCGGGATTATGATCAACCGCAGCAATTCAAAAATCAGGTTTTCTCTGGTCATACATTGTACTTTGCGATAGCAAATAGCGAAGATGGTGTGGTGGACCGTCATGAATTTGAAACTGAAAAAGCATTGTCGGATATGCAGAGCTTGATTGCAGATGGAAGTAGATACTTCAACAGAGAATTCCCAACTCGTTTTACCAAGTCAAGTCCGGTATTCTGGATTGACCCAGGTACAGCAGATGATATCAAAACGGATGCTTACGATCCGGTAACTTATGGTACTGATCCTTATCAACTGGCTAATAAGTCACAAAATGACAGTAGTAAGATCAAAAACTTCTACTGGCGTGATCCTTCTAATGAATTAGTACCATCCAAGCGTGCAACATTAACCTTGACGTATGATAGCAGTATCGCGCAGGATGCAGGGAAACAAATGACAGTGTTCTATTTTGATTCGGATCTTAAAGATTGGCAGAACATTGGCGGTGTGGTGGATCCGAAGAAACATACCATTAAAGTACCGTTTGATCGTTTCGGCTACTATGTTGTAGCTAAGGTTGGAGAAACGTATAGTGATGTCATTAAGCACAAGTATGCCAGAGATTACATTGAGGCCACTTTGGCTAAGGGTGTCATGAACCCAATGGATCCAATTAATAGCTTTGGACCTGACAGCTACATTAAAAGAGGCGAATTTACGTCTATGATTGTCAAAGGTCTGCAAATTCCTCTTAATTTCAGCGGAGCGAAGCATTTTGATGACGTGTCTATTCCAAATACGATATCGGCAGATGCTCTCTATGATTATCGTTATATTGAAACAGCCGCACGTGCCGGTATTGTAAAAGGTTCGCAACCGAGAATCTTTATGCCGGAAGATGTAATTACACGTCAGGATGTAGCAGTCATTATCGCCAAGGCATTGAATTTGAAGCTGGAGACAGATCACGACAAGATCATGAAGAATCTGTCTAAAACCTTTAAAGATGCAGACAAGATTGATTACTATGCACAAGCATCTGTGCTTGCGATTGCCAAGAAGGGCTTTATCACGGGTTCACCTGTTGATGCTAGTGATCTGAAAAAAGGGTATATGTTTAATCCTACATCTCTGACCTTGCGTGGAGATGCGGCCATTATTATAGCTAAAGTTATGGCTGATAAAAAGTTGCTTCCTAAAATCTAG
- a CDS encoding WecB/TagA/CpsF family glycosyltransferase translates to MTVDKVTNVPTVPIFGVPVSRLNMKDTLNVLIQAVESRRPHQVITANPIMVMAALENPMYMSVMKQAELIVPDGTGVVWAANYVGHPVPERVAGFDLLHELLGAGENYHWKVYLLGSTSEVIQATAQRVHELYPGITVCGKRDGFFGPKEDEAVIAAIREANPDLLFVARGADTQEPWIGKYKEELGVPVMMGVGGSFDVISGKAKRAPKLFQKLRAEWLYRLLKEPSRYKRMLALPKFAVKVMREKENVTKV, encoded by the coding sequence GTGACAGTTGATAAGGTTACGAATGTGCCTACCGTCCCGATTTTCGGTGTTCCGGTATCAAGGCTTAATATGAAAGATACATTAAATGTATTGATCCAAGCGGTAGAGTCTCGCCGTCCGCATCAAGTAATTACTGCTAATCCAATTATGGTTATGGCTGCATTGGAAAATCCAATGTACATGTCCGTGATGAAGCAGGCGGAACTCATCGTCCCGGATGGGACTGGCGTGGTTTGGGCCGCAAATTATGTAGGGCATCCAGTACCAGAACGTGTGGCGGGTTTTGATTTGTTACATGAATTGCTTGGAGCTGGAGAAAACTATCATTGGAAGGTTTATTTGCTCGGATCGACATCCGAGGTGATTCAAGCGACTGCACAACGGGTACATGAGCTTTATCCTGGAATTACGGTTTGCGGCAAGCGTGACGGATTTTTTGGACCGAAAGAGGATGAAGCAGTGATTGCAGCTATTCGTGAAGCAAATCCCGATTTGCTGTTTGTAGCACGTGGAGCAGACACGCAGGAACCCTGGATTGGTAAATATAAAGAAGAATTAGGAGTTCCCGTGATGATGGGGGTGGGCGGCAGCTTCGATGTCATATCCGGTAAAGCTAAACGCGCTCCTAAATTGTTCCAAAAGCTCAGAGCTGAGTGGCTGTATAGGCTACTGAAAGAGCCAAGTCGCTACAAAAGAATGCTTGCGCTGCCGAAATTCGCCGTGAAAGTGATGCGTGAAAAAGAAAACGTCACAAAAGTGTGA
- the csaB gene encoding polysaccharide pyruvyl transferase CsaB yields MVTTVQTIIISGYYGFRNSGDEAVLKSILTALEEESRHAGITVKPVVLSSDPDWTQKMYGVEAVPRMSLGEVRRAIKNSDGLISGGGSLLQDATSPKSIPYYLAILKLAQWAGKPTFVYAQGIGPVQRKIFYPMIRSVFQRCEYVSVRDEQSAALLGTMKLKRPAVEVVPDPVMGLPMPSHSEGLHKAAVEGEDELPIVGVSVRYWDKERRELMAIAEGLKKLVAERRVHLRFFPFHLPDDEQASRMVMDLLGDVRETGSRVSMCEQVTDPQQMLLEVSRCSLMIGMRLHSLIYAASHHVPPLGISYDPKIDHFLDRVGSQPVGTTEALNGQKLAAEAVRLLDQRSQWIESQGAAIALLKSEARLPAQHIVNYLCRKG; encoded by the coding sequence ATGGTCACCACCGTTCAAACGATAATAATCTCGGGTTATTACGGCTTTCGCAATAGTGGAGACGAGGCAGTGCTCAAGTCGATTTTGACAGCATTAGAGGAGGAAAGCCGTCATGCGGGTATTACGGTTAAGCCTGTTGTGCTGTCTTCGGACCCCGATTGGACGCAGAAGATGTACGGAGTAGAAGCCGTACCACGTATGAGTCTGGGAGAAGTTCGGAGAGCGATTAAAAACAGTGACGGGTTAATCAGCGGCGGCGGAAGTTTGCTTCAGGACGCAACAAGTCCCAAAAGCATTCCTTATTATCTTGCGATTCTCAAGCTGGCTCAGTGGGCCGGAAAGCCGACGTTTGTGTATGCTCAAGGCATTGGTCCGGTGCAACGGAAGATATTCTACCCTATGATCCGGTCTGTGTTTCAGCGCTGCGAATATGTATCTGTAAGAGATGAACAGTCTGCGGCGCTACTGGGCACCATGAAATTAAAACGCCCTGCTGTAGAGGTTGTTCCCGATCCCGTAATGGGGCTTCCAATGCCCTCCCATTCTGAAGGTTTGCACAAAGCGGCTGTTGAAGGGGAGGATGAACTTCCGATTGTTGGTGTGTCGGTACGTTACTGGGACAAGGAGCGTCGTGAATTAATGGCGATTGCGGAAGGTTTGAAGAAATTAGTTGCTGAACGCCGTGTGCATTTGCGCTTTTTCCCTTTTCATCTGCCGGACGATGAGCAGGCTTCAAGGATGGTAATGGATTTATTAGGGGATGTTAGGGAAACGGGCAGTCGTGTCAGCATGTGTGAGCAGGTTACCGATCCTCAGCAGATGCTGCTGGAAGTCAGCCGTTGCAGTTTGATGATCGGGATGAGATTGCATAGTCTGATTTATGCAGCATCCCATCATGTGCCCCCGTTGGGGATATCCTATGATCCGAAAATTGACCATTTTCTTGATCGTGTCGGTAGCCAGCCTGTAGGTACCACAGAAGCGCTGAATGGTCAAAAGCTGGCTGCTGAGGCTGTACGACTGCTGGATCAGCGAAGTCAATGGATCGAGAGCCAGGGAGCGGCAATTGCTTTGTTAAAAAGCGAGGCTCGCTTACCGGCACAGCATATCGTTAATTACTTGTGTCGCAAAGGATGA